The nucleotide sequence TGCACAGGCGTGCGAACAAAACACCAAAAATCATTCCAAGCAGTGCCCCACAGATCACGTCCGTCGGGAAGTGAACCCCGTTGTAAACCCGGCTGTAGGCCACCACTGTTGCCAGTGTATAAAGGGGCACTGCCGCTGGCGGAAAGATGACTGCAGTGAAGCTCGCGAAACTGAACATGTTGGTGGAGTGATTGGATACAAAGCTGTATCCGCCAAATGGTGCGCGCACCTGAACATCCAGTCCTTGCGTATTGGCCGGCCTCGGGCGCTGAACGGTTTTCTTAAAGGCCCAGTTCCCCACGCCGTCCGAGATTGACACGGACAGAAGAGCAAACACAAAGATGATCAGGCCTTTTTTAAGGCCACGACGCCAGATAAACAGCGCCAGTATCACTGGCACCAGGATGAACTTGAAAAACGGTGTTTTGTGCAGATCTGTGATAAACGGGAAGAATTGATCGGCCCAGGCCGCGGTCCAATGTGAATTCACCAATACAAAAAGACTCTTATCGAGAGACAAAATAAAATCGAGCATCAGAGTGACTTTACCCTAATTTTTCGCTCGCAGAAAGTCTAGGTTCTGCACTGGTCCAAGTGTCACCGGCAAGGGCCTATGGCATCATTCTGTTTATGGACAAAGCAACATGGATTGGGATTCTGGTAGGGGTCGGTGGGATACTGCTTGGCAACCTGTTGGAAGGCGGACACACAAGTTCGCTGATGCAATTGACGGCCTTTATTATCGTTTTAACGGGCACTATCGGAGCCGTGATGGTTTCCAGTTCTGAAAAAGACTTAAAGACCGGTTTGCAGCTGGCTAAAAAAGCCTTTCGTCACGAGGAAAGCCGCAGCAAAGTGCGCCTTAATGAAATTGTCGACTGCGCAAGACTTGCTAAGAAAGAAAACATCCTGGCTTTGGAGCCACGCCTTAATCGCATTGAAGATCCCCTGTTAAAAGGAGTCCTCAGAAATGTGGTCGATGGTGTCGACATAACCACTATTCGCGATATTTTTGAAACACAGATTCACACGGAAGAAGAAGAGCTTCTGGGCGGCGCCAAAATCTGGACAGACGCCGGTGGCTTTGCCCCCACTATCGGAATCATCGGGGCAGTTCTGGGTCTTATCCATGTCATGGGAAATCTGACCGATACAAGTAAATTGGGCGCAGGGATTGCGGTGGCCTTTGTGGCGACTGTGTACGGAGTCAGCTCGGCCAATTTGTTGTTCCTGCCTCTGGGAAACAAACTTAAGCGCCGTGTTCAGGCTTTAACCCGTGAAAAAATGATGGTCCTTGAAGGCGGTCTTCTGATTGCCAGCGGGATGAATCCGGTGGTGCTTGAGCAGAAGCTTTACGCCTATCTCGACAGCGATCAAAAATAGGTCGGAAAGAATTCATGGCAAAGAAACACCGCAAGCACGAGGAACATGAAAACCATGAGAGATGGCTGGTCTCTTATGCGGATTTCATTACTCTGCTGTTTGCCTTCTTTGTGGTGATGTATGCCACTTCAACTTCCAACGAAGAAAAACAAAAAGAATTTGAAGACTCTGTTAAGCTGAGCCTGCATCTGGTGGGCCGGGGCGGATCAGATGCCGAGCCAAACTCCATTGGCAGTATCATTGGCGAGCTTGAAATGCCTGTCGGGAACTTTCCCAAAAAGGGTGGGCCCGGCGAAGTTGAAGACTATGTGGAAAGAGCTCTGGATAAGTCCATGGACGGTGCTCAAAAAAAGCAGGCCATTCAGGATGTTTATCACGATGCGGTCGGGGTGAGGATTGCTCTTGCGGCGTCCACGTTCTTCCAGGAAGGTTCTGCAAAGCTGAAACCTGAAGCGCTTAAAAGCCTGGATAAAGTGGCGGATGTTCTAAAGACCCACAAAAAAAGAATCATTATCGAAGGTCATACCGATGATCTGCCGATTGGCGGGACTCTGTTCCCGAGCAACTGGGAGCTGGCGGGTGGACGTGCTTCGGCAGTGGTGCGCTATCTGGTGAAAGTGCATCAGATGGATCCAAAGCGTTTTGTTTCATTGTCTTACGGTGATCAGAAGCCGGTGGTGCCCAACGATACGGATGAGCACCGGGCGATGAACCGCCGGATCGAGATTTTCATCGTCACCGACAGTTCCAAAGTTGAAATTTAATTATTCTGGCAAAAGCCCGTCGGGAATCTGACCATTGGCGATCGCGGAAGCGATCTTCAGGTGTTCCGGACTGCCGATGATTTTGATCGCATCTTCCAAGGGAAGTGGATCAGGGTTCTGAATTTTTACCTTCTTAAAGTCCATGATGCGACGATAGCTGATTTCAAGGTCTTCTTTTTTTAAAGATCCTTGGGCCACGGCACCCAGGATGGCATCGTAGGCCTGCGGCGGAACCTCGGGATCATTGCAGTAAAGCAGCAGATCCACGCCGGCTTTCAAGGCGCGCACTGGAACCTCGTCAATTCCATAGTGCTTCGTCATGGCTTTCATTCCCAAGTCATCAGTGATGATCAAACCGCGATAGCGAAGTTCTTCGCGAATCATTTTCTTCACGAATGTCTCTGACAAAGTCACTGGCCACTCAGGATCGATGTTCGGGAACTTGATGTGTGAGGTCATGACCATATCCACGCGAGACTTGAAGGTCTTTCTGAACGGAATCAGCTCGCAGGCTTCAAGGCGGGCCAGATCGGTGTTTTCAACCGGCAGGTCCTCGTGACTGTCAACGATGGTGTTACCATGTCCCGGGAAGTGCTTCGCGCAAGTGATGACATCCGCTTTGATGTAACCACGAACCAGAGCCGAAGCGTGTTTTGCCACCATCTCGGGATCAGAGCTGATGGAACGGTCGCCGATAACGGTGTTGCCTGGGTTTGTGAAGATATCCACACAAGGTGCGAAATCCAGATTGATGCCCACGGCTTTCATTTCAAGGCCCATGCGGTTGGCAAAATGGAAAGACACGGTTGGTGCATCCAGATCGCCCAGTTTTCTCAGTGGTGGCCACACCGTAAATGGAGCTTTCAGACGGTGAACGCGGCCACCTTCCATATCAATACCGATAAACAGCGGTGCTTTGTCGACTTGCTTGTGACGCAGGGACTGGATTTCGGCGCACAGATCGCGAACCTGTTTTGGTTCAGCGACGTTACGGCCAAACAGGCACACACCACCGATGTTGTTTTCTACAATGAACTTCTTTTCGTCAGCGGTAAGGGCGTGACCTGATACGCCGATGAACATGTGCTGACCGATGATGTGACTGATACTCATGAACTAGTTCCCTTTTTTCTCTGTTTCCGGTTGAGCCTTGATGATGATTCCCTGTCCTTGTGGGACGCCCATTTGCTTGCTCGGAGCCGGGGCGTTGGCTTCTGCCGCTTTCAGCTTGGCCTTGCGAGTGACGACGTTGGCGTCACCGGCAGGAACCTTGCCGAATAAAGTTTTTAGCAGAGAGGCGCTGTAGGGGATGTTTCCAATGGCTTCAGAAGGATTTGCCACAAGTTCGGTGACGATGCCCTGGCCCATGGCATTTGTGCCCAGAACTTCGCCGCGTTCATTGACGTAGCTCAGGAACTTGATGTCTTTGTAGGTGTTAAGAATCTTGAAGGACTTAAAGCCGTTGTAGATCTCTTCTTTTCCGACCAGGGCTTGACCCTTGTAGATGGCGCCGTCTTCTTCTGCGATGGCCTGATATTCATAGTTGGTTTCTGATTTCAGACCTTCTTTGGACTTCAACATCAGATACACCAGGAACGTTGAAAGGAAAGTCCCTTTGGGGATCTTCTTTTCGATGCGAGAGACTTTTCCGCCGTTTTTAATCACCCCTGTCAGGGTGCCGCCTTTGAATTTGGCGTCGATGATCTTGGATTCTTTGCCGGCCAAAGAAGTGTATTCATAGGAAATCGGAGTCAGGTCGGCATCCGCATAGGCCTTCAGGCTTTCGGTGGTTTCACTGGGACCTTTTCCCGTTTTCAGGAAGTAGGTGGAAATGAACTGCTTTTTCTTTGGTTCAAATTCATAGCGGCTGATCACATACCCGATGTGTTCTTCGCCGGAGATAACTTTTGCATAGCCTTCAAAAAGAACATCCGCGTGAGCGTGGCCCGCAAACACCAATGTCAGCAAAATCGTCAGGCAAAGTCGTTGGACCATCGTCGAGTTCTCCCTTCGGAACCATGGATAAAAGTCTGTCATCTCACTATAGAACAAGTCAAAGTTTTAGAGGTCGAGTTGTTGCTTCATGAGACAACCTACGAGACAATGCTGGGATACAGATGTTGAACTCACGAAGCACTTTTATTCAGAATCTTAACAACAAGCGGGGGCAGATCGCCCTTTTCGTCGCGTTGATCTTTCAGATTCTTTTCCTGTTCTTTGCGATGGTCATCAACGTCGGTCTTTTGGTTCACCATAAAATCAACCTGCAAAACTCGGTCGATCTTGCTGCCTATTACGGCGCGATGAGGCAGGCCGAGGGCATGAACGTGATTGCCCACACGAACTATCAGATTCGTCAAAGCTGGAAATTGCTGGCTTGGCGCTATCGTATGCTGGGGACGGCGGGGGATTTCGAGGAACATCCGTTTGACAAGATCGGTGGTGGACGTCTGCGCAACAGTGATGATGACAGTATCAATCCTGCGGCACAGAACTTTTACGATTCTCCGTCCTTCTGTATCACTTATATTCCGTTCAAGCCGATGCCAGATGGAGAGAACACCTGCAAGGCGCTGTCTTCGCATACCGGTATCAGTGTCTTTAAGATCCCGCCTGTATTGATCGACTTACCAAGTGTTTCTGGAAGAACTCGAAGCCTTGCCCTGAACCTGCGTGCCAGCTTGATTGAACGCTGTAAGGATTTTGGATCCTTTAATTATCTGATGCTGGGTGGTTTCGTTGTTGCCTTCAATATTGATCAGGGCAACCGGGCCCTGTTGATGTCTTATCTTTCTAAGGCGATGGCACCTAGTTCTCCCGATGCAGATTTCTTTGATATTGATGGCAAGAGCGTGAAACTGGGTATGGAGAACACTCTTAAGAACAATCTCACTGCCGCCAACAACACGTCCGATTTGAAAATGAGCATCTATAATTCATTGGGGCATTCCGCCTGCAATGGTTCTCAAGGAGCCAAAGGGGAGCCAGCTCGTTGGTTGAAGCAGATTAAGACTTATCCTGGATTCAGTTACATTGATACTATCTGTACTACCTCAAGTATTACGCCTAAGCCCAAAATGCTTTCAAACGTTGAATCAGATCTTCCTAATGCAACTGTTGCAGACGGACGCTTCAGAACCGAAGTGGACGAACTGAAGAACTATATCGGCATCCGGGAACCCATCAGCGATATCTACAACTATTCTATCGGGGTGGAAAAGAACCCTTGGTGTATGGCGTATGTGGGTGTTTCCGCGTCAGCCCGTCCGAAGATTCCGTTTTCGCCTTTTGGTTCTCTTGAAATTAAGGCCCGCGCATTTTACAAACCGTTCGGCGGACGAATCGGTCCTTGGTATTACAATAAGTACCCGTCTGGATCAGCATCGTATAACGGTTCTCAAGGCGGTCCTAACGACAAAACAGATCCCAATCTGCCTCCTCGTTTGATGGACCAGGCCCATGTCGGTTTGCCCGGGGATCCGACGCGGATCGCGAATTATAGCCGTTATGTTGGCGATAAAGTGGGGCTGAAAAGTCGCCGGGTTCTTTATCAGTACGGCAGAGCTATCTATAAGTTAGATCCTAACTGGGTTGTGGGTTCTGACGGGAACGTTGAACCGGGCAATGCTCCGGTGAACTACGGAGACACGGCCCCGAATTTCGAGCACTGGAAGCACTTGCCATTTAATTTCTATCAACGGGGTGGAAATCAGGATTTACTCGCGTGGGATCATACTAATGATCAGCCCTCGCGCATGCGCATGCTTGAGTTGTCGGCGATTCTGCCTGATCCGTTTGATCTTACTTATTACTCCATTGAGCCAGATTTCTATCACAACTACTACACCCGCTTGCGTGATGGCTTCTTGAAATTAGTTGGTTCTGGCTACTATGCCGAAAACAAAGAGTTCCTAGGGGATATCGGAACCCACAAAGGTTCCAATAAAGAAGGCATCAATTGGGACAAGTTCAGCGTCATCGATCAGTACAAAGCTGTCGCCGGGAATACATTCATGCGGCAGTTTTTGGATATTGCCGGAAAGCTGACGTATATCTCAACCAAATGGCAGGATGTTCTGACTTCCTGGGCGCCCGTCAGTCTTGTGGACTACAGTTTGGATCCAGCCAAGTTCGGAAAATGCACAATCACTCCAAGAGGCGCTGATTCCGGTGAACCGGAAGTTCCGAACCCAGGAAACTGTGTTTCGGGTGGTACAACAGGTTATTCTGTAAAGATGGTTTCATCAGACTACCTTCGCCGCACGGATCTTGAGCTGGGTGGCGTCGGTGTGCGTGGGGCATTGCTGAATCCACCACCTGAAGACAGCGAGTTCTAAACAGATTTCATCTGAGCGTCTCATTCTAAGACAAGCCCTGAAAACTTAAGAAACTCTGACTTTTGTCCGAAAAGGATATAGTAGGGGAAATTCTTATGCGTAGTTTGAAGACAAGTCTTCTTTCGATGTTAATTGCATTGTCGTTCACGGCTTCGCTCGCCCATGCCGAGGGCGATGGAAAAACCAATGTTAAGGTTAATACAGATACAAAAGACGTAAGCGCCGCTCAGCAAAAGGTTGAAGGCAAAGGGTTTACCGAAGAGGCAAAACAGGTTAAGGCGACGACTTCGAATTGGTTGCAATTGGGTACCGCTGCACGTACAGCGGGTGCCGATGTCCCGGGTATAAATTTGCTTCAAGAGTTGGATAGTGCCGCCAGCTACTACAGCAATCTTCATGGTACTTGCGTAAAGACACAAGCTACCGCCTCCTGGCTTTGCCGAGAAAAGACAAGTCCTGAGCTTCAGAAAACACTCAATAATATTAACACTGTTGCCAGCATGATCACGGGGGTCGCCGTTCAGGATGCCTGTAGCAACTTGGCGAAAATTGCTCGTTTGGCGCAGGCGGGCCTGACTGCATATACGGCAGCATGTTCGTCGGCACGTGCAGCGTGTGAGGCCTCTTGTGATACCGTGAAAACAAATCTTGATCGTATCAAGAAAATTGTAGATTCCAGCGGTGCGACGCTTGGACAGTGCCAACCAATAGTCCCAACTAATGCTGCTGCGGCAACAGCCTGCACCAACTACATGACTGCCTTAAAAGGTAAAATGGCGATGGTTCAGCAGACCGTTGAAAAGGACTCTGCAATGACGGGTGATGCTGAAGCCGAAATTGCAGCACAGTCCATCGCCATGAAAGACAAAGCTTGTACTTATGCTTACGGAAACATGTTGGTTTCAGCTGGTGCGGGTATCGCGTCCATGATCTCTTCCTTCAAGCAAGGTCAGCAGTGTGACGAGGAATCCGACGGTACGGGCACGGATGTGGCAACTACGGCCACTGTCGACAAGTGTGCTGATGCCACAACAGCGGCTAACGATCCAGAGTGTATCTGTAAAGCCAATCCAAGAACTCCGGGTTGTTCCAACTCTTATCAAAAAGCTAATGACGGGACGACGTCTCGTTTGGCTTCTCAAGGTGCAGAGCTTGGTACAGCAGGTAATGGCGCTGGTGCAAATACGCTTCCAGGAATTGAAAGTGATCCTCTTGCAGGATTGCGTGATCTTGCATCCACAAGCGCCGGTGGCAGTGACTCTTCCGGTATCGGCGCACCAACAGGTGGTGGCAGTGGCCTGAGCGGCTTTGGTGGCGGCAGCGGCGGTGGTGCTGGTGCCCAGGGTGAAGCGGCTAAAAAAGGTCTGAACACGGATATCCTTTCCGGCGCAGGTGGCGGCGGAGGCGGTGGTGGATTCGGTGGCTTTAAAGGTTCCGATCCGAAACTGCGTCAGTACCTTCCAGGCGGGGCGAAAGATCCTTCTCAAGGATTGGCTGGTCAACAGGCGTGGAAAAATGAAGTGACCGGCCAGGGTGGCAAGTCCAACTGGGAAAAAATCAAAGAACGCTATCGTGACAACAAGAACACTCTTTTGAATAACTAGGGGATGCTATGACAAAATTAACAATCAAGTTCGTTTGTGTATTGTCGTTGATTTGGTCTCCGGTTATGGCGGGTGCTGTTACAGTCAGCGGCAGCAGCACTTCAACAACAACAAATCAGACAACGGCGGACAAAGGGGTTGAAACCACCACTGGTAAATCCACTTCCCCTTCAGTGAAGGATTCTGCAGATAAGTCAGGAAGCTCTAATAAGGGCGCTCAGGCGACTCAGTTCCTTACAGGGGCCTTGATGTTTACTATGGCGGCGGAAAAATGGGGTGAATGCTCCAGTCAAAACTATGCTGCCTGCGCGATGGCAGCAATCTTCACAGGCTTCGGCGTTTTGTCCATGAAGCAGGGTAAAGAGCACGGCAGTGCCGCGGGTTCTTCGGGTCTGACTAGCTTCCAATCTGACGGCTTGGGCAATGCCTATGACTATGGAAACATTGACCTGAATGATCCCAACAACCCACTTTCAAATGATCCGAATGTTAAAGCTTTGGGAACGAATACAGGAAAGCTGACCACCGGCGGTCTGTTGGATCCTAAGACGGGGATTATTAAAACACCGGATGGTAAAACATATAAGGCGTCAGATTTTGCATCTGCAGCGTCGATGGCAGCTGCGGGTATTCCGCAAGGTGCAATCCTTGCGGGTCAGGATGCTTATGCCCAGGTTTCCAAAAAGTCCGCTGATAAAGTTGAAAAGCTTAAAATTGGTGCGATGACTGCTTCCAACGGCTTCAGTGAAGGTGGTGGCGGCGGTGGAGGAGGCTGGGGCCCAGCTTCTCCAACTGATGATGGCTCAGGCAGCGGCTATGCCGGGGCTGGTGGTTCTGGTTCCGGTGGTGTAAGCCTGGAACGTGATCCATCAAGTCTTGCAGGCATGCAGAAGAACTATAACGGTGAACCTATCGGTGTTGCCGCTGACAGTATCTTCCTGATGATGACTCGCAGATATAAAGTCAAAGAAAGCCAAGAGTCTTTCTATACCGACGCTGAACTGGCTTTGCAGAAGTAAAAATTCAGATATCAGAAAAAAGAAAGGGTGCTGTTTCCAGCACCCTTTTTGTTTTTAATAAAGCAGGTATTTCTTTCTTTCCTTCACCCAGGATTTTTCATCCTTGGCTAAAGCTGCATCCAGATCCTTCGGAGTCGCTTTGGGATTTTCGATCCAGTTTTTCAGCGCCGGTCCGCCGTTAATCACATCAAATGCCAGACGGTCTTTCACGTACTCGTAAGCAAAATCTCGATAGATCGGATACTTCGGATGCATTTCGCGAATCACCTTCAGCATCAGTGCTGTCAGACGGAAAGGTTTGAATTGATCGTGTTTGTAACTGACGCCGTCCGTGTGGAACTGGAAGCCGTGGCATAGCTTGCCTACATGCTTGTGGAAAGTCGGCTCAAAGAAGCACTCACGCAAAGTCACGCCCTTGAACCACTGCGGTGCTTTCTTTTTCATGCGCACCAAAACTTCCGCATAATCAATATCCGAAGCACCGATGATTTCCAGAGCGCGGGTCGTGCCGCGAGCTTCTGAAAGCGTTGTGCCCTCAATCAGCACAGTTCCAGAATAAGCGCGCGCCATATTCAAAGAGGCCGCGTTCGGAGAGGGATTCACCCAAGGACGCTTCAGATCCCAGCCAAAGCCCGGGCCCTTGTCAGGATTGTAGCCTTTCATCTTCACGATCTGCAGATCCAGATCCATTTTGTAGTAGTCAGCAAAGTACAAAGCCAGCTCGCCCACCGTCAGACCGTGACGCATAGGAATGGGTGCCGCACCCACAAAGGATTCCCAGCCTGGCAGCATTTTAAAGCCTTCCACCGGGCGGCCTGCTGGATTAGGACGATCCAGAACGATGACGGTCTTTCCAAGCTTTGCGGATTCTTCCATGATGTACAAAAGCGTGGTGATGAAGGTGTAAATGCGGCAGCCCAGATCCTGAAGATCAAACAGCACCACGTCGAAGTGGGACATCATCTCGGCCGTGGGGCGACGAACTTCTCCGTACAGGCTGAAAACGGGAATCTTGTGAACAGGATCCACAAAGTTCGGGCTTTCGATCATGTTGTCTTGTTTGTCGCCGCGAACGCCGTGCTGGGGACCGAAAGCGCAGGAAAGTTTGATTTTCTTGGAAAGCAAATCCATGCTGTGCTGAAGATTTTCATCGACGCTGGCAGGGTGGCA is from Bdellovibrio bacteriovorus str. Tiberius and encodes:
- a CDS encoding phosphatase PAP2 family protein is translated as MNSHWTAAWADQFFPFITDLHKTPFFKFILVPVILALFIWRRGLKKGLIIFVFALLSVSISDGVGNWAFKKTVQRPRPANTQGLDVQVRAPFGGYSFVSNHSTNMFSFASFTAVIFPPAAVPLYTLATVVAYSRVYNGVHFPTDVICGALLGMIFGVLFARLCKLILDRIKEEGTVTT
- a CDS encoding flagellar motor protein is translated as MDKATWIGILVGVGGILLGNLLEGGHTSSLMQLTAFIIVLTGTIGAVMVSSSEKDLKTGLQLAKKAFRHEESRSKVRLNEIVDCARLAKKENILALEPRLNRIEDPLLKGVLRNVVDGVDITTIRDIFETQIHTEEEELLGGAKIWTDAGGFAPTIGIIGAVLGLIHVMGNLTDTSKLGAGIAVAFVATVYGVSSANLLFLPLGNKLKRRVQALTREKMMVLEGGLLIASGMNPVVLEQKLYAYLDSDQK
- a CDS encoding OmpA family protein, translated to MAKKHRKHEEHENHERWLVSYADFITLLFAFFVVMYATSTSNEEKQKEFEDSVKLSLHLVGRGGSDAEPNSIGSIIGELEMPVGNFPKKGGPGEVEDYVERALDKSMDGAQKKQAIQDVYHDAVGVRIALAASTFFQEGSAKLKPEALKSLDKVADVLKTHKKRIIIEGHTDDLPIGGTLFPSNWELAGGRASAVVRYLVKVHQMDPKRFVSLSYGDQKPVVPNDTDEHRAMNRRIEIFIVTDSSKVEI
- the nagZ gene encoding beta-N-acetylhexosaminidase, with product MSISHIIGQHMFIGVSGHALTADEKKFIVENNIGGVCLFGRNVAEPKQVRDLCAEIQSLRHKQVDKAPLFIGIDMEGGRVHRLKAPFTVWPPLRKLGDLDAPTVSFHFANRMGLEMKAVGINLDFAPCVDIFTNPGNTVIGDRSISSDPEMVAKHASALVRGYIKADVITCAKHFPGHGNTIVDSHEDLPVENTDLARLEACELIPFRKTFKSRVDMVMTSHIKFPNIDPEWPVTLSETFVKKMIREELRYRGLIITDDLGMKAMTKHYGIDEVPVRALKAGVDLLLYCNDPEVPPQAYDAILGAVAQGSLKKEDLEISYRRIMDFKKVKIQNPDPLPLEDAIKIIGSPEHLKIASAIANGQIPDGLLPE
- a CDS encoding Tad domain-containing protein, giving the protein MLNSRSTFIQNLNNKRGQIALFVALIFQILFLFFAMVINVGLLVHHKINLQNSVDLAAYYGAMRQAEGMNVIAHTNYQIRQSWKLLAWRYRMLGTAGDFEEHPFDKIGGGRLRNSDDDSINPAAQNFYDSPSFCITYIPFKPMPDGENTCKALSSHTGISVFKIPPVLIDLPSVSGRTRSLALNLRASLIERCKDFGSFNYLMLGGFVVAFNIDQGNRALLMSYLSKAMAPSSPDADFFDIDGKSVKLGMENTLKNNLTAANNTSDLKMSIYNSLGHSACNGSQGAKGEPARWLKQIKTYPGFSYIDTICTTSSITPKPKMLSNVESDLPNATVADGRFRTEVDELKNYIGIREPISDIYNYSIGVEKNPWCMAYVGVSASARPKIPFSPFGSLEIKARAFYKPFGGRIGPWYYNKYPSGSASYNGSQGGPNDKTDPNLPPRLMDQAHVGLPGDPTRIANYSRYVGDKVGLKSRRVLYQYGRAIYKLDPNWVVGSDGNVEPGNAPVNYGDTAPNFEHWKHLPFNFYQRGGNQDLLAWDHTNDQPSRMRMLELSAILPDPFDLTYYSIEPDFYHNYYTRLRDGFLKLVGSGYYAENKEFLGDIGTHKGSNKEGINWDKFSVIDQYKAVAGNTFMRQFLDIAGKLTYISTKWQDVLTSWAPVSLVDYSLDPAKFGKCTITPRGADSGEPEVPNPGNCVSGGTTGYSVKMVSSDYLRRTDLELGGVGVRGALLNPPPEDSEF
- a CDS encoding exo-beta-N-acetylmuramidase NamZ family protein, whose translation is MKLGLEVLLANPKMLKSLKGKRVGLVCHPASVDENLQHSMDLLSKKIKLSCAFGPQHGVRGDKQDNMIESPNFVDPVHKIPVFSLYGEVRRPTAEMMSHFDVVLFDLQDLGCRIYTFITTLLYIMEESAKLGKTVIVLDRPNPAGRPVEGFKMLPGWESFVGAAPIPMRHGLTVGELALYFADYYKMDLDLQIVKMKGYNPDKGPGFGWDLKRPWVNPSPNAASLNMARAYSGTVLIEGTTLSEARGTTRALEIIGASDIDYAEVLVRMKKKAPQWFKGVTLRECFFEPTFHKHVGKLCHGFQFHTDGVSYKHDQFKPFRLTALMLKVIREMHPKYPIYRDFAYEYVKDRLAFDVINGGPALKNWIENPKATPKDLDAALAKDEKSWVKERKKYLLY